The following are from one region of the Coffea eugenioides isolate CCC68of chromosome 2, Ceug_1.0, whole genome shotgun sequence genome:
- the LOC113760467 gene encoding O-fucosyltransferase 3-like, translated as MEVRSESLGQARLEKEKGSLQGGQVIQRTRLQVWFIRVCSSILIWTCLVQLVAVGELWHPRLLTGLSSRFSGASTLSFRVEDAVPSPPILLPARNYTSNGFLKVSCNGGLNQMRAAICDMVTVARLLNLTLIIPELDKKSFWADPSDFDDIFNVRHFIDSLRDEVRIIKRLPKRFGRKLGNQILQMPPVSWSNDKYYLEQILPLSAKYKVIHFNRTDTRLANNGLPVELQRLRCRVNFQALKFTPEIEALGRKLVRILQESGPFMALHLRYEMDMLAFSGCTHGCTEEEAEELKRLRYAFPWWKEKEIISDVKRSEGLCPLTPEETSLILKALGFDRDTQIYIASGEIYGSARRLAALRTAFPRIVKKEMLLDPEDLRQFQNHSSQMAALDFIVSVASNTFVPTYDGNMARVVEGHRRYLGFKRTIQLDRKRLVALLDLHQNGTISWDEFSVAVRLAHESRMGQPARRRVLVDKPKEEDYFYANPQECLCEGTSCDDLLGPRNSTVVR; from the exons ATGGAGGTTAGATCAGAGAGTTTGGGACAGGCAAGGctcgaaaaagaaaagggaagttTACAAGGGGGCCAAGTAATCCAGAGAACAAGGTTACAGGTCTGGTTTATAAGGGTATGCTCAAGCATTTTGATATGGACCTGTTTGGTTCAGCTGGTGGCTGTCGGCGAGCTGTGGCATCCGCGTTTACTAACTGGATTGTCAAGCCGGTTCAGTGGAGCGTCTACATTGTCCTTTCGTGTTGAAGATGCTGTGCCATCTCCTCCCATTCTTTTGCCTGCCA GAAATTATACAAGTAATGGTTTTCTTAAAGTGTCTTGCAATGGCGGCTTGAATCAAATGCGCGCTGCG ATCTGTGACATGGTAACAGTTGCTCGGCTTTTAAATCTCACTTTGATTATTCCAGAGCTTGATAAGAAATCATTCTGGGCTGATCCTAG TgattttgatgacatttttaACGTAAGACACTTCATTGACTCATTAAGAGATGAAGTTCGGATTATTAAGAGATTGCCTAAAAGGTTTGGAAGGAAACTTGGGAACCAAATTCTACAGATGCCTCCTGTTAGCTGGTCAAATGATAAGTACTACTTGGAACAG ATCTTACCCTTATCTGCCAAGTACAAGGTGATACACTTCAACAGAACAGACACTCGACTCGCAAACAATGGACTTCCTGTTGAGCTTCAAAGACTCAGATGTCGTGTCAATTTCCAAGCACTTAAGTTCACCCCTGAGATTGAGGCTTTGGGTCGAAAGTTGGTGCGCATTCTGCAAGAAAGTGGACCGTTCATGGCATTGCATTTAAGATATGAGATGGACATGTTGGCTTTCTCCGGTTGTACCCATGGATGCACTGAGGAGGAAGCTGAGGAGCTTAAACGGTTGAG GTATGCATTTCCTTGGTGGAAAGAGAAAGAGATAATATCTGATGTAAAAAGATCTGAGGGCTTATGCCCTCTTACCCCGGAGGAGACATCATTGATTTTGAAAGCATTGGGTTTTGACAGAGACACACAGATATATATTGCATCTGGTGAAATATATGGCAGTGCAAGGAGACTTGCCGCACTAAGAACTGCATTTCCCAGGATT GTGAAAAAGGAGATGCTGTTAGATCCTGAAGATCTGCGACAGTTTCAGAATCATTCATCTCAAATGGCTGCCCTTGATTTCATTGTTTCAGTGGCCAGTAATACATTTGTTCCCACCTATGATGGAAACATGGCAAGAGTCGTGGAAGGTCATCGAAG GTATCTGGGTTTCAAAAGAACCATCCAATTGGACCGGAAAAGACTTGTAGCACTATTGGATTTGCATCAGAATGGGACGATCTCATGGGATGAGTTTTCTGTTGCTGTGCGGTTGGCACATGAGAGCAGAATGGGACAGCCTGCACGTCGTAGAGTTCTTGTTGATAAACCGAAAGAAGAAGATTATTTCTATGCAAATCCGCAAGAATGCCTGTGCGAGGGAACAAGTTGTGATGACTTATTAGGCCCTCGGAATTCAACTGTAGTCCGATAA
- the LOC113763113 gene encoding serine/threonine-protein kinase-like protein ACR4 codes for MTHNEITLVYDVVLVFLAIFISVLATFLLFFCKKKPIKAEETLQPAASCKLCACSCSLMDIDSATDGFNNRRIIGKGRLGTVYAAVMPRGELVAVKRIHPRLVLTNAGFGFSSAIKCLSLADHPHVVPIIGYSEAPGERIIVMEFEGMLSLEFYLHHNPDGAALLDWSRRLRIAAGAARGIEYLHQGMAPPIVHGCIKPSNILIDVKFCARLCDYGLQFLAPRERQGLEGYVDHEYWVEKGGGASKESDVYGFGVVLLELLSGRRNEEGLIAKWALPLIKEMKFDELLDPRLVIPSDIKPLIRLAKVASACVGNSRPSRPALSQIVPILNNLEVEMSI; via the coding sequence ATGACTCATAATGAGATTACTCTTGTTTACGATGTTGTTTTGGTTTTTCTTGCCATTTTTATTAGCGTTCTTGCTACTTTTCTCCTCTTCTTTTGCAAGAAGAAGCCAATCAAAGCAGAGGAAACTCTGCAGCCCGCTGCCAGTTGCAAGCTCTGTGCATGTTCATGTTCGTTGATGGATATCGATTCTGCCACTGATGGTTTCAACAACAGAAGAATTATCGGAAAAGGCAGATTAGGGACGGTTTATGCAGCCGTGATGCCACGAGGAGAATTAGTAGCTGTCAAGAGGATCCATCCGCGGCTTGTTTTGACTAATGCAGGCTTTGGATTTTCATCGGCAATCAAGTGTTTATCCTTAGCTGATCATCCTCACGTTGTTCCCATCATAGGATATTCTGAGGCACCAGGTGAACGAATCATCGTCATGGAATTCGAGGGCATGCTTAGTTTGGAGTTCTATTTGCATCATAATCCTGACGGGGCTGCACTTTTGGATTGGAGCAGGAGGTTGAGGATAGCAGCCGGGGCGGCTAGAGGGATCGAGTACCTGCATCAAGGCATGGCACCGCCAATTGTTCATGGTTGTATCAAGCCATCAAATATTCTGATTGATGTGAAGTTTTGCGCAAGATTATGCGATTATGGGCTGCAATTTTTGGCACCTAGGGAGCGGCAGGGTCTAGAGGGATATGTTGATCATGAGTATTGGGTGGAAAAAGGAGGTGGTGCTTCCAAGGAAAGTGATGTGTATGGGTTCGGGGTGGTTCTGTTAGAGTTGTTGAGCGGTAGGAGAAATGAAGAGGGATTGATTGCTAAGTGGGCTTTGCCACTGATtaaagaaatgaagtttgatGAACTGTTAGACCCTCGACTTGTAATACCTTCTGATATTAAACCCCTTATTAGATTGGCAAAAGTTGCTTCAGCCTGTGTTGGGAATTCCAGACCAAGTAGGCCTGCTCTCAGTCAGATTGTGCCCATTTTGAACAACTTAGAAGTGGAGATGAGCATCTGA
- the LOC113762975 gene encoding NAC domain-containing protein 73-like isoform X1: MTWCSNESNQENLPLQIVPAQISHEKSTTVLNSKLNEVKTIACPSCGHPLEVQDQTGLLQDLPGLPAGVKFDPSDQEILEHLEARVLLDSRKIHPLIDEFIPTIEGENGICYTHPEKLPGVNKDGQIRHFFHRPSKAYTTGTRKRRKVHTDTEADGGGETRWHKTGKTRPVFISGALKGYKKILVLYTNYGRQRKPEKTNWVMHQYHLGTNEEEKDGELVVSKVFYQTQPRQCGGSSSISELDKRSTSSVSHSHLIKSTSNNFIDYYPHPYNNISYNLGSQSGDSHSSSQLIPNLVVHGDGSSFIHLPSSVSKGK; this comes from the exons atgaCATGGTGCAGTAATGAATCCAATCAAGAAAATCTACCCCTCCAAATTGTCCCAGCTCAGATATCTCATGAAAAAAGCACTACTGTTCTCAACTCAAAGCTAAATGAAGTTAAGACTATAGCTTGCCCTTCATGCGGCCACCCCCTAGAAGTTCAAGATCAG ACTGGATTACTACAAGATTTGCCAGGATTGCCAGCTGGGGTGAAATTTGATCCATCCGACCAAGAAATTCTTGAACATTTGGAGGCAAGGGTACTATTGGACAGCCGGAAAATCCATCCGTTAATTGACGAATTTATTCCCACAATTGAAGGGGAAAATGGGATTTGCTACACGCATCCCGAGAAGCTACCAG GAGTAAACAAGGATGGTCAAATCCGTCACTTCTTTCATAGGCCTTCAAAGGCATATACCACTggaacaagaaaaagaagaaaggttCACACAGACACTGAAGCTGATGGTGGTGGTGAAACAAGATGGCATAAAACAGGCAAGACTAGGCCAGTTTTCATAAGTGGAGCCTTGAAAGGGTACAAGAAAATACTAGTCCTCTACACAAATTATGGCAGGCAAAGGAAGCCTGAGAAGACTAACTGGGTAATGCATCAGTACCATTTAGGCACTAATGAGGAGGAAAAAGATGGCGAGTTGGTGGTTTCGAAGGTTTTCTACCAAACACAGCCAAGACAATGCGGTGGCTCGTCAAGCATCTCAGAACTCGACAAAAGATCAACATCTTCTGTAAGCCACAGCCATTTGATCAAGAGCACGAGTAATAACTTCATTGATTATTATCCACATCCCTACAATAATATTTCGTATAACTTGGGAAGCCAAAGTGGAGATAGTCATAGTTCATCTCAGCTAATTCCAAATCTTGTCGTCCATGGTGATGGCTCATCCTTTATCCATCTGCCTTCCAGTGTAAGCAAAGGCAAATAA
- the LOC113762975 gene encoding NAC domain-containing protein 73-like isoform X2 has protein sequence MRPPPRSSRSGLPAGVKFDPSDQEILEHLEARVLLDSRKIHPLIDEFIPTIEGENGICYTHPEKLPGVNKDGQIRHFFHRPSKAYTTGTRKRRKVHTDTEADGGGETRWHKTGKTRPVFISGALKGYKKILVLYTNYGRQRKPEKTNWVMHQYHLGTNEEEKDGELVVSKVFYQTQPRQCGGSSSISELDKRSTSSVSHSHLIKSTSNNFIDYYPHPYNNISYNLGSQSGDSHSSSQLIPNLVVHGDGSSFIHLPSSVSKGK, from the exons ATGCGGCCACCCCCTAGAAGTTCAAGATCAG GATTGCCAGCTGGGGTGAAATTTGATCCATCCGACCAAGAAATTCTTGAACATTTGGAGGCAAGGGTACTATTGGACAGCCGGAAAATCCATCCGTTAATTGACGAATTTATTCCCACAATTGAAGGGGAAAATGGGATTTGCTACACGCATCCCGAGAAGCTACCAG GAGTAAACAAGGATGGTCAAATCCGTCACTTCTTTCATAGGCCTTCAAAGGCATATACCACTggaacaagaaaaagaagaaaggttCACACAGACACTGAAGCTGATGGTGGTGGTGAAACAAGATGGCATAAAACAGGCAAGACTAGGCCAGTTTTCATAAGTGGAGCCTTGAAAGGGTACAAGAAAATACTAGTCCTCTACACAAATTATGGCAGGCAAAGGAAGCCTGAGAAGACTAACTGGGTAATGCATCAGTACCATTTAGGCACTAATGAGGAGGAAAAAGATGGCGAGTTGGTGGTTTCGAAGGTTTTCTACCAAACACAGCCAAGACAATGCGGTGGCTCGTCAAGCATCTCAGAACTCGACAAAAGATCAACATCTTCTGTAAGCCACAGCCATTTGATCAAGAGCACGAGTAATAACTTCATTGATTATTATCCACATCCCTACAATAATATTTCGTATAACTTGGGAAGCCAAAGTGGAGATAGTCATAGTTCATCTCAGCTAATTCCAAATCTTGTCGTCCATGGTGATGGCTCATCCTTTATCCATCTGCCTTCCAGTGTAAGCAAAGGCAAATAA